Genomic window (Hyalangium gracile):
CGTGGCGGCGGCTGCTGGCGGTGCTCGCTCCCCTGGGCCGCATGGCGCTGACGAACTACCTCATGCAGTCGGTGCTGGGCGTGCTCCTCTTCTATGGATATGGGCTGGGGCTCATGGGCAAGCCGGGCTCGGCGGCGCAATTGGGGATCGCGCTGGGGCTCCTGGCCCTGCAGACCCTCTTCAGCCACCTGTGGTTCGCGCGCTTCCGCACTGGCCCCGTGGAGTGGGTGACGCGCTCGCTCACGTACGGCAAGGCGCAGCCCCTGCGGCGCCCCTCCGTCCCCGATGAGCAGGCGATGGTGAAGGTCTGAGCCCGGCGCCTTGAAGCAACTCGGTGCCTGTGTGAAGCTGCGCGCCTCAGCAGCGAGGCTCGGGCATGCCGGATCCAGCGGTGGCGGACTCTCAGAAGCAGGTTCTCGCGCTCCAGAGCCTGATCCGTGACGGGCTCGAGAGCCACCACACGCTTCGAGGCACCTGCGCCTTCCGCTTCGCTCACGACGAGCGCCTGAACTTCTCCGTCCACCTCGGCCAGGGGCACGTCGGGTTCAGCCCCGGCGTCGCGGCCGGAGCGGATGCCGCGGTGACGATGCAGCCCTCCGCCCTGGCGTTCATCCTGGCCTCGGAGGGGCAGATCGACTTTCGCGATCCGACGCTGGCCGAGGCGGTGAAGGTGGAAGGGGCGACCGAGCTCTACCTCCATGTGGCGCACAGCTGGCTGCGGCCTACCGAGCTGGAGCTCCGCATGCTCGCCCGGGCCGAGGAGCGCTCGCGCCAGCGTCAGCAGGCAGGGCCGATCGAGCGCCTGGAGCGGCTCGAGGCGCCGTCCGAGGCCGAGGTCCTGAAGCGCATCCAGGCCAGCACGCCGTTCATCATCACCGGCTGCATGCCGGAGAAGCTGGTGGGCATGACGCTGGCGCAGTTCGGCGCCACCTACGGGCACGTCGGCCTCAGCCTGGCCGGAGAGGACGCACCCGTCTCCCTGGCCACGCTGCTGTCACGGATTGGCGCGAAGAAGGACGGAGAGCTCTACACCCGTGGAACCGTCCTGCCCGACGAGCTCGTGCCCTTGTTCCCTCCGGCCTACTTCGCCGAGCAGGTGAGCCTGCCGCAGATCTGGTTCGGGGCAGGGCGGAACCCGAGCGAGCCGGTGACCCCGCTTCATCGCGACTGCGATCCCGGCTTCCTCCTGCAGGTGTTCGGCCGGAAGCGGCTCACGCTGTTCCCGCCGCACGAGGCGGCGTGCGTCTATCCCAAGGGCGCGTTCTGCAGCTACCAGCTCTGCTGGGTGAAGCCTCATGCGCCGGATCTCGAGCAGTTCCCCCGGTTCAAGGAGGCGCACCCCGTCGAGGTGCTCCTTTCGCCGGGAGAGATGCTCGTCCAGCCCACCGGCTGGTTCCATCAGGTGTACTCGCTCGACGAGGTGACGCTCTCGGTCAGTCACTTCCTGATCGAGGAGTGACGCCCTACCGCCGGGCCCACGCGTCCAGCATCTCGCGGACCCTCGCGCTCCACGCCGCCAGGTCCTTCCACTCCTCGGGTGGCTCGCCCCACCACTCGAAGGAGACGGTCCTCGTGGCGAGGTGGTACGCGAAGCCCGTGCAGTCCCGGGCTCCGCCCGGTGGGCTCTCCGTCTCCAGGAGCAGTGGCGGCACCCTCAAGGTGCGTGCTTCCTGGAGGAGCGCGTCCCAGGACTCCACCGGGAAGCGGCCCTCGGAGAGCGTGAGGCGTGGAGTGGGCCCATCCTTCCCCGGCGCGGGTGGTGGGGCGTAGCGCGAGCTCTCACCGGGCCGATCCCACACCAGCTTCCGGATGCGGAGCGGCGAGGCATCGATGGCGCTGGGGCGACTCGAGAGCGACCAGGCCGTCCACGCTCCGGCTCCCTCGTAGTGCCACAGCCTCGCGAGCGTGGCGAAGCCCGAGGGCAGCGCGGGTGCATACAGCTCGGGGGCCTTCAGCGCTTCCATCGCCCGGCGCTCCAGCTCTGGAGGCAGGACCTTGGCTTCGAATCCAGCGGCGGCGGGGGGAGAGGTGGTTTCCCGAGGCGACATTCCGGAGCAGGTTGCCCCCTGCGCTCCTCCCCGGTCAATGCCCACCTCCTGTAACGTTTCAGTCCGCTGCTCGGAGGAGCCAGGAGGTGCGGCGTGGGAAAACTGATTGGCGAGGTGCCATGCACCTGCTGGCGGGAAGGGCGTACCACCCCTCCACCGCCCCTCATTCGCGAGCACGTCATCGAAGGAAAGGGAGGTTTTCCCTGGCTCGATCTTCCCTGGGAGAAGGACTCACCCGAGTGGAAGGCCTTCAACGAATGGGGGTGCAGCGCCAGATGCCTCCATCGCTCGGTGTTCGTGGGGCTCTTCGAGGAGGTGGGGGGCTGGAACTCGCTCAGCCTCCTCTACCAGAAGTTGGAGAGCGCCGGGCCTGATCGCTACCCCACCTTGCTGGCCGTCGTTCCCACGTGGGAGACGGTGTCCTCCTGGTTTCAGAAGAAGGTGGTGTCGCCCGAGGACTCGGCGCGAGCCCTCTCGGAGATCCAGGCCTTCCGCGCCGACCAGGCGCCCAGACAGTGGGTGCTGGTCCATGGCCAGTGGGAGTTCGAGGCGATGACGCTGGGAGCCGAGGGAGGCGTCTATTACGGCACGACCCCGGAGCTCGAGCTGGGCATCATCCCTCCCGACTTCGTCGCACTGCGGAGGGGAGATGTGATCTTCCGCGCGAAGCGCTTCACGCACCTACAACCGAGCACCACGAGCGAGGAGGTGGAGCTGACCGATCTGGAGACCGGCCGGCGCGTGGTGCTCCCCTGGGGAATTCCGCTCACGGACCCGGGGCCTCATGAGATGCACGTGAAGCTCCAGTACCTCCCCACGGAGTTCGACTACGTCCTCGGAGCCTTCGAGCGGCTCTTCCAGTACTCGGTGGAGACACGGAACCCGGTGCACTGGGGGCTCTGAGCAGCGCCAGAGGCCTGTCCGCGGCCAACTCCGCCGTCCTCGCCTCATGTCCGAGCCGCGGTGGCGACGGTGAAGGCTCCCAGGGGGCTGGCCACTCCATTGACGAGCGCGTCGACCCGGTGGTCGCCCGGGTAGTGCTGGCGCGTGGTGAGGTCCGCCAGCGACACGGTCTTCTCCAGCGTGGTGGAGGCACCGGGCTCCAGGTCCACCGTGCGCCCCTTGAAGACCTTCGGGCGGGCGGCGCCGTTGGCCTTCACGAAGTGCACGGCGAGATCCACTACCGCCTTCTGTCGCTCCTGGGAGGCGTTGGTCACCTGGAGCCGTACCTGCACGGACTCTCCCACGCGCACGCGGCGCGGATGGAAGGTGGCGGTGACTTCGAGCGTGGCGGGGCCCTCGAAGCCCAGCAGGGCCAGGGCGCGGGGCTCGCCACGCTTCACCGCCGAGCGCAGCGCGTGGCGGATGATCCACTGCCGCTCGGGCGAGGCGCCCGTGCTCCAGCGCTCGCAGGTGGCCACGAGCAGCTCCGGGTGGTCTTTGCCGATGTCGTTGAGGTTATTGGCCACCGAGCGGCGCACGTAGAGCTCGGGGTCGTCCTTGAGCAGCTCCAGCAGCTCGAGCACCGGCCGCGGATCCTCCTGGAAGGCGCGGAGCCGAGGCGCCCAGGGCAGGCGGGGTCGGGTGCCCTCGGAGACGAGGCGCCGCACGTGCACGCTCTTGTCGGAGGCCCACTGGCGCAGGCGCGCGAGCGTCTCTCTCGGGTGGTGCTCGAGGTAGGGGCGGATGCAGAACTCGGCCGTGAAGCGCTGGGTGAGCGCGTGCTGCAGGCGCATGGCGGGCTCGAAGTGCGCCAGCCCATGCTCGGCCACGTAGAGCACATGGGGCAGGTAGAGGAACACGGACATGCCATGGCCCTCGGTGTGCTCGAGCGACGGCCCGAGCGAGCTCTCGAGGATGCGCGCCGCGTGCTCGAAGTCCTGGGGGAGCGCGCGGTGCATGGCCCGCATGATGTGCCGGGCGCGGTCCATCAGCTCGAGGGCGTGCAGCCCTTCGGTGGCCTCGGCGATGAAGCGGCGCTCGGGGAGGGTGGGGTGGGCACCGCGCAGCATGGTGGCGATGCGCCGGACGATGCTCGCGTCGAAGAAGGTCTTGAGGGACTCGGCCATGAGTGGGAGCGCCGGGGACCCTGGATCGCTGACGCGATCCAGGGGGTGCTTCGGGGTGGGTTCCTGCTCAATCCTCAGCGGGTGCAGGTGAAGGCGTCGGTGGCCTGCACGCCCGTGCCGATGAACGAGAAGTTCACCGAGTTGTCGCTGGAGCTGGTGGCGTAGCCGGGCAGCTTGTCGAAGCCGCACTCGAGCGCGTTGAAGGCGTTGGACATGTAGAACTGGCTGCCGTCCGGACAGGTGAGCTGCAGGGCGAGCCCCATCGTCTCCTCGGTGAACGTGCCCGAGGGAGTCTCCAGGCGGAACCCGCCCGAGGTCTCGTGGTACCCGATGCACTTGCCCGCGCTGCTGGAGAGCTCGAAGTCCCAGACGTAGTCGTTGTTGTCCGCGTTGTTGACGGAGTTCTTGAACGTGACGCTGTGCCCCGAGGTGTAGGTGCAGCGATCGCCCGCGGCGGTGAGGGTGCCTGTGTCCGCCTCCGCCGGCATGCAGGACCGCGCGCTCGCCAGGGCCTGCTTGTAGCAGTTGTCGCCCGCGAACCAGCTGCAGTCGATTTGCGTACCCTTGGGTCCGGTCTCCTCCTCGTCGTCTCCGCCACACGCCAGAGACAGTCCCAGCAACGTCACCCCTGCCCAGATACGCCAGCTCTTCATCCATGCTCCCAGGTTGAAATGAGGAGGCACCACTCTACCTCCCGCGTGGGAGTACAGGGGGCTTCACCGTCAGTGCGCTCCTTCGAGCCGCTCCTTGAGCACCTTCACGCGGCTGCGGCCCACGGGGAGCCGGGTGCCATCCTTCAGCTCCACGCTCGTGCGCGAGCCCTCCTGGGTCCACACGCGGGCCACGTCGGGCAGGCGGATCAGGTAGGAGCGGTGGATGCGCAGGAAGTCCGAGGGGAGCAGGGCCTCCAGCCGCTCCAGGCTCTTCTCGCTCAGCTCGGTGCGGCCGTCCCGGAGCACCAGCTCCGCGTAGTCCCCGGCGCCCTGGATGTAGGCCACCGTCTCCAGGGGCACCAGGACGATGCCTCCGCCCTTGCGCACGGCCAGCGTCCTCAAGGGCGCCGCCGCACGGCCCTGGACGCGCGTGAGGGCCTTGGCCAGGCGCTCACGGGTGTAGGGCTTGGCCACGAAGTCCAGCACCCCGAGCTCGAACGCGCGCAGGGCCTGGTCCGCGCTCGCTGACACCACCACCGTGTGGAAGGCGCCGGCCGCCGCCTCCTCCAGCAGCGAGAAGCCGTCCTCTCCCGCGAGGTTGAGGTCCAGCAGCACGAGCTCCACGGTGCGCTCGGCAAGCAGCTCGCGTGCATCCGCGAGGCTGGCGCGCACGAGGGGAGGGGGAGTGCCCGGGCCGAGCAGCTCCTGGCAGAGCCGCTCCAGGCGCCGGGCCGCCACGGGCTCGTCCTCCACGATGAGCACTCTCATGCGGGCATCTCCAGCACCGTGGTCCACCCCGCCTCCGTCGGCCCATCCTTCAGGCTCCAGGCCCCAGGGAAGAGCTCCTCCAGCCGCGCCTTCAGGTAGCGGGTGCCCGTGCCCTCGCCCAGCCCAGGCTTCGCACCGGCGGAGAGCGGCGCGGTGAAGGTATAGCGCCGACGGCCTGCTGCTCGCGCCTCCTCGAGGCGGAAGGTGGCGGGGGCCGTGTAGCGGTTGTGGCTGAAGGCGTTCTCCAGCAGGGTGTGGAGCACCGCCGGCGGCACGGTCGCTTCGCCATCCACGCTCGGCGCCTCCAGGGTGAAGGCCTGGCCATAGCGATAGCCCATGACCTCCAGGTAGGCCCGGCAGAGCTCCAGCTCCCGCGCCAGGGAGATGGCTCGCTCGCCGGACACGCCGAGGAGGTGCCGGTACACCGCGCCCAGCGACTCGATGAAGCGCACGGCCTGCGTGGGCTCCGTCTCGATCCACTCGCTCAGGGCGCCCAGCGTGTTCATCAGGAAGTGGGGCTGGATGCTGCGCTTGAGCAGCTCCAGCTGGAGCCGCTCCGAGGCGCGAGTGGCGGCCTCCAGGCGCTGCTGCTGGTGGCGGAGCTGGTAGGCGTGCGCGGCACCCAGGCACAGCAGCAGCCCACCGAAGGCGAGGAAGAAGCCGCGCTCGGGAAAGGCCTGGGGATCCACGATGTAGAGCGGCGTCGCGAAGGCCAGCCCCGCCAGGGCGGCTCCGGCGCCCGGCTCCCGGCGCTGCCAGGCTCGCAGCACGAGCACCCCGGAGACAACCAGGGAGGCGCCCAGGGCCAGGGTGTGCCTGCCATCGAAACCCCGGACTCCCGAGAGCCCGAGCAGGCTCACCGCCAGGAGCCCCCACCAGGGCGCCCGGCGGGGCTCGCTGAAGGCCACGTGCAGGGTGGCGGGGAGGAGGAGCGCCACGGCCAGCACGGAGGCGGACAGGAGCCACAGCCGGACGATGTGCAGGGGGTAGGGATAGCTCGTCAGCCCTCGCCACGCCTCGAGCAGCAGCAGGGCCGAGGCCGCCAGACAGAGCAGTCCCAGCAGCAGGGTGGCGCGGCTGCGTCGCTCCATGAGGTAGCGCGCCAGGTGGTGCAGTCCCATCAGCACCAGCGCCCCCAGCATGCTCAGGGAAGGCACGAGCCAGAGCAGGCGCGCACGGGCGAGCCGCGACGCCTCGCCCACCTGGAGGCGGTAGAGCGTGCCGACGGGCTGGAACCCCCGATGGTGCGACGAGGCGCGGAGCACCAGCAGGTGAGGGCCCGGCGTGGCGAGCTCCGGGGGAAGGGGCAGCAGGACGTCCACCTGTCCAGGGAGCTCCTCCTCGGGGGTACGGCCCACGCGGCCGTTGCGCCCCAGCGGCACGCCATCCCACCAGGCCTCCCACGAGCCCAGCAGCGACAGCGCCAGGATGGGCGTGGGATCCTCGGGCTCTCGAGGTGGAACCTGGACGCGGGTGCGCATCCAGAAGGGGCTCGGCCCCTCGGCCACTCGCGCCGAGGACACGGTGCGCCAGCCCTCGCCGCCGGGAGCCAGGGCGCGCTCCACGGGGAGCTCCTCCGTGTGGACCTCGACCAGGCCCTCCTCGAACGAAGGGGGCGAGGGGACCGGCGTCTGGGCCGAGAGGAAGATCCCCAGGCATCCAATGAGCAGCCAGCGAGGCATCACGGCTCGCAGCATACGCGGGCCCGTACCGCCCGCATCGCACCTGGGCGACGCCACGAGACGTTGGGCGACCACCTCCAGCGAGAGGCTCGGGGGGCTCCTAGGGTTGAGGCGCACTCACTGGAGGAGACACATGCGAGCCCTGCCGCTCTTGATCCTGTTGCCCCCCCTGGCCCTGGCGCATGCCTCGGGTCTTCAGCTGGAGCCCCACACCTTCCGCGCCAAGGATGGTCGGACCGTGGAGGCGGAGCTGGGCGCCTTGAAGGTGCCCCTGCGGCACGCCCGGCCCGAGGGCCCCTCGCTGACGCTGCGCTTCGTCCGCTTCAAGAGCACGAACCCCAAGCCCGGCGCGCCCATCGTGTACCTGGCGGGAGGGCCGGGAGGCTCGGGCATCGAGGCAGCGAGAGGGGTTCGGTATGAGCTCTTCCTGGCGCTCCGAGAGGTGGCGGATGTCATCGCCCTGGATCAGCGAGGCACGGGACAGTCCAATCCCCATCCCCAGCTGAGCCATCCCTGGACCGTCCCGCTGGACCAGCCGATGGATGCGGCGATGCTGGACGCGACGCTCAAGGAGGCGGCCACCCAGGCCGCCAGGGAGTGGGCCGCGGCCGGCGTGGATCTCGGTGCCTTCAACACCGTGGAGAGCGCGGAGGATCTCGAGTCCCTCCGCCAGGCCCTGGGCGCGCCGCGCCTGAACCTCTGGGGCATCAGCTACGGCACTCACCTGGGGCTGGCGTACCTGAGGCGCCATGCGGACAAGGTGGAGCGCGTCATCCTGGCGGGGGTGGAAGGGCCGGACGACACCTGGAAGCGGCCCGCTCACGCCGAGGCGCTGCTGGACCGCTGGGATGCCCTGCTGCGAGCCCAGGACAAGTCGGGCAAGCGACTCCGGAGCCGCCTGAAGACCCTGCTGGACGAGCTGGAGCGCAGCCCGCGCCCCGTGAAGTTCACGGACCCCAAGACGGGGGCCTCGCAGACCTGGCTCGCCAGCCGGTTCGATCTGCAGCTGGCTGCGTTCGAGTCCCTGCGGGACCCCGCCACCTTCCAGCGCTTCCTGGCGCTGCTCTCCGCGCTGGAGGCGGGGGCCTTCGAGGCGATGGCTCCCTTCGCGCCGCTCCTGCGGGGCGGCACGCTGGAGCCCATGCCGCTGGCCATGGATGCCGCCTCCGGCGTC
Coding sequences:
- a CDS encoding DNA alkylation repair protein; the protein is MAESLKTFFDASIVRRIATMLRGAHPTLPERRFIAEATEGLHALELMDRARHIMRAMHRALPQDFEHAARILESSLGPSLEHTEGHGMSVFLYLPHVLYVAEHGLAHFEPAMRLQHALTQRFTAEFCIRPYLEHHPRETLARLRQWASDKSVHVRRLVSEGTRPRLPWAPRLRAFQEDPRPVLELLELLKDDPELYVRRSVANNLNDIGKDHPELLVATCERWSTGASPERQWIIRHALRSAVKRGEPRALALLGFEGPATLEVTATFHPRRVRVGESVQVRLQVTNASQERQKAVVDLAVHFVKANGAARPKVFKGRTVDLEPGASTTLEKTVSLADLTTRQHYPGDHRVDALVNGVASPLGAFTVATAART
- a CDS encoding alpha/beta fold hydrolase, with product MRALPLLILLPPLALAHASGLQLEPHTFRAKDGRTVEAELGALKVPLRHARPEGPSLTLRFVRFKSTNPKPGAPIVYLAGGPGGSGIEAARGVRYELFLALREVADVIALDQRGTGQSNPHPQLSHPWTVPLDQPMDAAMLDATLKEAATQAAREWAAAGVDLGAFNTVESAEDLESLRQALGAPRLNLWGISYGTHLGLAYLRRHADKVERVILAGVEGPDDTWKRPAHAEALLDRWDALLRAQDKSGKRLRSRLKTLLDELERSPRPVKFTDPKTGASQTWLASRFDLQLAAFESLRDPATFQRFLALLSALEAGAFEAMAPFAPLLRGGTLEPMPLAMDAASGVSPTRRARIAREAGTAMLGGAVNAGVPEAAWIPGMVDLGEAFRGPLKASNPVLMISGTLDGRTPPDNAEALRPGLSRAVHLVLEGAGHDGLFQSDPRILERMKSFMRGEKVADERLEVKGAR
- a CDS encoding LytR/AlgR family response regulator transcription factor codes for the protein MRVLIVEDEPVAARRLERLCQELLGPGTPPPLVRASLADARELLAERTVELVLLDLNLAGEDGFSLLEEAAAGAFHTVVVSASADQALRAFELGVLDFVAKPYTRERLAKALTRVQGRAAAPLRTLAVRKGGGIVLVPLETVAYIQGAGDYAELVLRDGRTELSEKSLERLEALLPSDFLRIHRSYLIRLPDVARVWTQEGSRTSVELKDGTRLPVGRSRVKVLKERLEGAH
- a CDS encoding sensor histidine kinase, which produces MLRAVMPRWLLIGCLGIFLSAQTPVPSPPSFEEGLVEVHTEELPVERALAPGGEGWRTVSSARVAEGPSPFWMRTRVQVPPREPEDPTPILALSLLGSWEAWWDGVPLGRNGRVGRTPEEELPGQVDVLLPLPPELATPGPHLLVLRASSHHRGFQPVGTLYRLQVGEASRLARARLLWLVPSLSMLGALVLMGLHHLARYLMERRSRATLLLGLLCLAASALLLLEAWRGLTSYPYPLHIVRLWLLSASVLAVALLLPATLHVAFSEPRRAPWWGLLAVSLLGLSGVRGFDGRHTLALGASLVVSGVLVLRAWQRREPGAGAALAGLAFATPLYIVDPQAFPERGFFLAFGGLLLCLGAAHAYQLRHQQQRLEAATRASERLQLELLKRSIQPHFLMNTLGALSEWIETEPTQAVRFIESLGAVYRHLLGVSGERAISLARELELCRAYLEVMGYRYGQAFTLEAPSVDGEATVPPAVLHTLLENAFSHNRYTAPATFRLEEARAAGRRRYTFTAPLSAGAKPGLGEGTGTRYLKARLEELFPGAWSLKDGPTEAGWTTVLEMPA
- a CDS encoding cupin-like domain-containing protein encodes the protein MPDPAVADSQKQVLALQSLIRDGLESHHTLRGTCAFRFAHDERLNFSVHLGQGHVGFSPGVAAGADAAVTMQPSALAFILASEGQIDFRDPTLAEAVKVEGATELYLHVAHSWLRPTELELRMLARAEERSRQRQQAGPIERLERLEAPSEAEVLKRIQASTPFIITGCMPEKLVGMTLAQFGATYGHVGLSLAGEDAPVSLATLLSRIGAKKDGELYTRGTVLPDELVPLFPPAYFAEQVSLPQIWFGAGRNPSEPVTPLHRDCDPGFLLQVFGRKRLTLFPPHEAACVYPKGAFCSYQLCWVKPHAPDLEQFPRFKEAHPVEVLLSPGEMLVQPTGWFHQVYSLDEVTLSVSHFLIEE